In a single window of the Arthrobacter zhangbolii genome:
- a CDS encoding spermidine synthase: protein MGRKRPGKDPVETSAPGAGPVAGTYPIDTGTCELVPDSFASDSWILMVNGVHSSHIDLADPRHLDFEYMRWIAALVESRWRPDASLRALHLGGAACSLARYFAAVYPGARQVAVELDGRLAELVRGWFDLPRAPLLRLRVGEARAVTETLHDGSRDLVIRDVFAGAKTPVPLTTAEFTAHARRVLAPDGVYVVNCGDTPDLRGARAEAATICAAFRYTAAIADPAMLKGRRYGNIILAGSDAPFAEDPGLPRALLGGGVPAHLWDDAKLRSFAADARILHDPVSS from the coding sequence ATGGGGCGCAAGCGGCCCGGTAAGGACCCCGTGGAAACGTCCGCGCCGGGTGCGGGGCCGGTGGCTGGAACCTACCCCATCGACACCGGAACCTGTGAGCTGGTGCCGGACTCCTTCGCCTCCGACAGCTGGATCCTCATGGTCAACGGGGTGCACAGCTCGCACATTGACCTGGCAGACCCGCGGCACCTGGATTTCGAGTACATGCGCTGGATTGCGGCCCTGGTGGAATCCCGCTGGCGCCCGGATGCCTCCCTGCGTGCACTGCACCTGGGCGGTGCGGCATGTTCCCTGGCGCGGTATTTTGCCGCCGTGTATCCGGGTGCGCGGCAGGTCGCCGTCGAACTCGACGGGCGCCTGGCCGAGCTGGTCCGCGGCTGGTTTGATCTGCCCCGGGCGCCGCTGCTGCGGCTCCGGGTCGGTGAGGCCCGGGCCGTCACGGAGACCCTGCATGACGGAAGCCGGGACCTGGTAATCCGGGATGTGTTCGCCGGCGCGAAGACGCCGGTGCCGCTGACGACGGCGGAATTCACTGCGCATGCCCGGCGGGTGCTGGCGCCGGACGGGGTCTACGTAGTGAATTGCGGGGACACTCCGGACCTGCGCGGTGCGCGTGCGGAGGCGGCCACCATCTGTGCCGCCTTCCGGTACACCGCAGCCATAGCCGATCCGGCCATGCTGAAGGGCCGCCGCTACGGCAACATCATCCTGGCCGGCAGCGATGCACCGTTTGCCGAGGATCCCGGCCTGCCTCGTGCACTGCTCGGCGGCGGCGTGCCGGCGCATCTCTGGGATGACGCGAAACTGCGCAGCTTCGCCGCCGATGCCCGGATCCTGCATGATCCGGTGAGTAGCTAA
- a CDS encoding catalase, which produces MSDKSTSDPDLPIPGAPAASAPSLAEPIEPREPLPPKPDQDGPETVSPTGVPTGAPKSSNAQSGRYLTTAQGARLRDTDHSLKAGPRGPVLLQDHHLREKITHFDHERIPERVVHARGAAAHGVFVANGAAEGVTRAGFLARGTETPVFVRFSTVLGSRGSADTVRDTRGFSTKFYTDEGNYDLVANNIPVFFIQDAIKFPDVIHAGKPHPDREIPQAQSAHDTFWDFVSLHTEAQHHTMWNMSDRGIPRSYRTMEGFGVHTFRLVNAKGETTLVKFHWKPRQGVHSLVWEEAQIINGMDPDFHRRDLADAIEAGAFPQWDLGIQVFPDTEDEMFEGIDLLDPTKLVPEELAPVQIIGTMTLNANPTNFFAETEQVAFHPGHLVPGIDVTNDPLLQGRLFSYIDTQLTRLGGPNFSQIPINRPHAPVNDMLRDGFHQDADHAGVAPYQPNSLDGGCPFMAGADMGAFIDVPAEVPASRKVRENPASFDDHYSQARMFFRSLTPVEQDHVVQAYTFELGKCYEENIRLRQLQSLANIDARLAAEVAMGLGLEAPEPELAVEDTAPSPALSQIGGSWPVAGRIVGVVADDTTDLGALSEVLATLQAEGVVPLVVAPHGGKLGGEITVQRTYLTARSTEFDAVVVAASGAPATDAVGSLDAKAGNPEGHPSLDPRVTLMLGEAFRHAKAIGAWGDGSSVLMAAGIPTDAPGVVTGEAAEVTAGLTGLLAGHRVWERTVAA; this is translated from the coding sequence ATGTCTGACAAGAGCACATCCGATCCCGACCTGCCCATTCCGGGCGCACCGGCGGCCTCGGCCCCGTCCCTGGCCGAGCCGATCGAACCCCGCGAGCCGTTGCCGCCCAAGCCGGACCAGGATGGACCGGAGACCGTGTCCCCCACCGGAGTTCCCACCGGCGCGCCGAAGTCCTCCAACGCCCAGAGCGGACGGTACCTGACCACCGCCCAGGGGGCACGGCTGCGGGATACCGACCATTCCCTCAAGGCCGGTCCTCGCGGGCCGGTACTCCTGCAGGACCACCACCTGCGCGAAAAGATCACCCACTTTGACCATGAACGCATCCCGGAGCGTGTAGTCCACGCCCGCGGTGCCGCAGCTCACGGCGTATTTGTGGCCAACGGCGCCGCAGAAGGGGTGACCCGCGCCGGTTTCCTGGCCAGGGGAACGGAAACACCGGTGTTTGTCCGCTTCTCCACGGTGTTGGGATCCCGCGGCTCCGCCGACACGGTCCGGGACACCCGGGGCTTCAGCACCAAGTTCTACACGGACGAGGGCAACTATGACCTGGTTGCCAACAACATTCCGGTCTTCTTCATCCAGGACGCCATCAAGTTCCCTGACGTGATCCACGCGGGCAAACCGCACCCGGACCGTGAAATCCCCCAGGCGCAAAGCGCCCATGACACTTTCTGGGACTTCGTCTCGCTCCACACCGAAGCGCAGCACCACACCATGTGGAATATGTCCGACCGCGGCATCCCGCGTTCCTACCGCACCATGGAAGGCTTCGGCGTCCATACCTTCCGCCTGGTCAACGCCAAGGGGGAAACCACCCTGGTGAAGTTCCACTGGAAGCCGCGTCAGGGCGTGCACTCCCTGGTCTGGGAGGAAGCACAGATCATCAACGGCATGGATCCTGATTTCCACCGCCGGGACCTGGCCGATGCCATCGAAGCAGGCGCCTTCCCGCAGTGGGATCTGGGCATCCAGGTGTTCCCGGACACCGAGGATGAAATGTTCGAGGGCATCGACCTGCTGGACCCGACGAAGCTGGTGCCCGAGGAACTGGCTCCGGTGCAGATCATCGGCACCATGACGCTCAACGCCAACCCCACCAACTTCTTCGCGGAAACCGAGCAGGTGGCCTTCCACCCCGGCCACCTCGTGCCCGGCATCGACGTCACCAATGATCCGCTGCTGCAGGGCCGGCTGTTCTCCTACATCGACACCCAGCTCACCCGGCTGGGCGGACCGAACTTCAGCCAGATCCCCATCAACCGCCCGCACGCCCCGGTGAACGACATGCTCCGCGACGGCTTCCACCAGGATGCCGACCATGCGGGTGTGGCCCCGTACCAGCCCAATTCCCTGGACGGCGGCTGCCCCTTTATGGCCGGCGCCGACATGGGTGCCTTCATTGACGTTCCAGCCGAAGTGCCGGCGTCCCGGAAGGTGCGGGAAAACCCGGCCAGCTTTGATGACCACTACAGCCAGGCACGGATGTTTTTCCGCTCGCTGACCCCGGTGGAGCAGGACCACGTGGTTCAGGCCTACACCTTTGAACTGGGCAAGTGCTACGAGGAGAACATCCGGCTGCGCCAGCTCCAGTCGCTCGCCAATATCGACGCACGGCTGGCCGCAGAGGTCGCCATGGGACTGGGCCTCGAAGCACCGGAACCGGAGCTTGCCGTGGAAGACACCGCACCCAGCCCTGCCCTGAGCCAGATCGGCGGCTCCTGGCCGGTGGCCGGCCGGATAGTCGGTGTGGTGGCGGATGACACCACCGACCTCGGTGCGCTTTCCGAGGTGCTTGCCACCCTGCAGGCGGAAGGAGTGGTTCCGCTGGTAGTGGCTCCCCACGGCGGGAAGCTGGGCGGAGAGATTACCGTCCAGCGGACCTACCTGACGGCCCGTTCCACTGAGTTCGACGCCGTGGTGGTGGCGGCCTCGGGTGCTCCGGCGACCGACGCCGTCGGCAGCCTGGACGCGAAGGCCGGCAACCCGGAGGGTCATCCCTCCCTCGACCCGAGGGTGACGCTGATGCTGGGCGAAGCCTTCCGCCATGCAAAGGCCATCGGCGCCTGGGGCGACGGCAGTTCCGTCCTGATGGCAGCAGGCATCCCCACTGACGCCCCCGGTGTTGTGACGGGGGAAGCTGCTGAGGTGACTGCCGGACTGACCGGCCTGCTGGCCGGCCACCGGGTCTGGGAGCGCACCGTCGCCGCCTAG